The Coregonus clupeaformis isolate EN_2021a chromosome 8, ASM2061545v1, whole genome shotgun sequence genome has a segment encoding these proteins:
- the LOC121571980 gene encoding major histocompatibility complex class I-related gene protein codes for MKMYLILLFGIHGALAVTHSLRYFNAASSGILNVPEFVEMGMVNDQVISHYDSITKIKVPKQSWMKEYFNKQYWDSTTENLRYAEEVSKVNIQTAQMRFNQTGGMHFNQDMYGCVWDDETGFTDGFHHIGYDGIDLLAFDLKTETWIAAVPQAFNSKLKWESNPSNIEREKLYLTQECIEWLKKYLDYGKTTLQRTVPPSVSLLQKTPSSPVTCHATGFYPSGVMVFWQKDGQDHHEDVKYGEILHNDDGTFQKRTHLTVTPEEWKNNNYQCVVQVAGIKEHFIKVLTESEIQTNWGANDPNTTGSALIIGVVVALLAIVAVVVGVFIWKKNKNKKGFHPTSTSDTDSDNSGKGVQKT; via the exons ATGAAGATGTATTTGATTCTCCTCTTTGGTATTCATGGAGCTTTAGCAG TGACCCATTCCCTGCGTTACTTCAACGCAGCCTCCTCAGGAATTCTAAACGTCCCAGAGTTTGTGGAAATGGGGATGGTGAATGATCAGGTCATTAGCCACTATGACAGCATCACGAAGATTAAGGTCCCCAAGCAGAGCTGGATGAAGGAGTATTTTAACAAGCAATACTGGGATAGCACCACAGAGAACTTGAGATACGCAGAGGAAGTTTCCAAAGTCAACATTCAGACAGCACAGATGCGTTTCAATCAAACAGGAG gcaTGCACTTTAACCAGGACATGTATGGCTGTGTGTGGGATGATGAGACAGGATTCACAGATGGGTTTCACCATATTGGATATGATGGAATAGACCTCCTGGCATTTGACCTGAAGACAGAGACATGGATTGCCGCAGTCCCGCAGGCATTCAACTCCAAACTTAAGTGGGAAAGTAACCCTTCTAACATTGAGAGGGAGAAACTCTACCTCACCCAGGAGTGCATTGAGTGGCTGAAGAAGTATCTGGACTATGGGAAGACTACTCTGCAGAGGACAG tccctccCTCAGTGTCTCTGCTCCAGAAGACCCCCTCCTCTCCAGTGACCTGCCACGCTACAGGTTTCTACCCCAGTGGAGTCATGGTGTTCTGGCAGAAAGACGGACAAGATCACCATGAAGATGTGAAGTATGGAGAGATTCTCCACAACGATGATGGAACCTTCCAGAAAAGAACCCACCTCACAGTGACGCCTGAGGAGTGGAAGAACAACAACTATCAGTGTGTGGTTCAGGTCGCTGGTATCAAGGAGCACTTCATCAAGGTTCTGACTGAGTCTGAGATCCAGACCAACTGGG GTGCAAATGACCCAAACACCACTGGCTCCGCCCTCATCATTGGAGTGGTTGTAGCTCTCCTGGccattgttgctgttgttgttggggTCTTCATTTGgaagaagaacaagaacaagaaag GCTTTCATCCAACCAGCA CTTCCGACACTGACTCTGACAACTCTGGGAAAGGTGTCCAAAAGACTTGA
- the LOC121571983 gene encoding E3 ubiquitin-protein ligase RING2-A isoform X1 → MATPVNVQNPSKTWELSLYELHRSPQEAIMDGTEIAVSPRSLHSELMCPICLDMLKNTMTTKECLHRFCSDCIVTALRSGNKECPTCRKKLVSRRSLRRDSNFDALISKIYPSRDEYEAHQDRVLERLNRLHNKQALSSSIEEGLRMQALHRPPRAQRVRKPAQESDNTTFSGGEDNGEARSHLSHDSAPSLAPLPPSHTPSEAGPSRNPKRLRVSDGSGPEVDGGSPTPPLRRHKEGPGLEIELVFRPHPLLVNTQDYSQTRYVKTTANATVDHLSKYLALRIALEDKQGDSQSDAGTEKGKEGGAKGEEVAAGEGASLKNISEKQYTIYITTSGGQFSTLNGSLTLELVNEKYWKVRKPLELYYAPTKDQQPQPSQPKSPQPKEGEEPSLFSLYHSLSLTAY, encoded by the exons ATGGCGACTCCAGTCAACGTCCAAAACCCCAGTAAGACGTGGGAGCTGAGCTTGTATGAGCTGCACAGGAGCCCACAG GAGGCGATCATGGACGGCACAGAGATAGCGGTGTCCCCCAGGAGCCTCCACAGTGAGCTGATGTGCCCCATCTGTCTGGACATGCTTAAGAACACCATGACCACTAAGGAGTGCCTCCACCGCTTCTGCTCCGACTGCATCGTCACTGCACTCCGATCAGg GAACAAGGAATGCCCCACGTGCCGAAAGAAGCTGGTGTCGAGACGCTCGTTGCGGCGCGACTCCAATTTCGACGCCCTTATCTCCAAGATCTACCCCAGCCGGGACGAGTACGAGGCCCACCAGGACCGGGTGCTGGAGAGACTCAACCGGCTGCACAATAAGCAGGCGCTCAGCTCCAGCATCGAGGAGGGGCTGCGCATGCAGGCGCTTCACAG ACCCCCCAGAGCCCAGCGAGTGCGCAAACCGGCGCAGGAGAGCGACAACACAACCTTCAGCGGCGGCGAGGACAACGGGGAAGCACGCTCACACCTCTCCCATGACTCCGCTCCCTCCCTCGCGCCACTCCCCCCGAGCCACACGCCCTCCGAAGCCGGGCCCAGCCGGAACCCCAAGCGGCTCAGGGTGTCGGACGGGTCGGGCCCGGAGGTGGATGGGGGCAGCCCCACGCCCCCGCTCCGCCGCCACAAAGAGGGCCCCGGCTTGGAGATAGAGCTTGTGTTCCGCCCACACCCCCTGCTGGTCAACACACAGGACTACAGCCAGACCAG ATATGTGAAGACCacagccaatgcaacagtggaccACCTGTCTAAGTACCTGGCTCTGCGTATCGCTTTGGAGGACAAACAAGGAGACAGCCAATCAGATGCAGGGACggagaaagggaaagaggggGGGGCTAAAGGAGAGGAAGTAGCAGCAGGAGAAGGGGCCAGCCTGAAGAATATCAGTGAGAAACAATACACCATCTACATCACAACGTCAGGGGGCCAGTTCTCT ACTCTGAACGGCTCCCTGACTCTGGAGCTGGTGAATGAGAAGTACTGGAAGGTCAGAAAGCCTCTGGAGCTCTACTATGCACCCACCAAGGACCAACAGCCTCAACCATCCCAGCCAAAGTCCCCACAGCCCAAAGAGGGTGAGGAGCCCTCCCTCTTCAGCCTTTATCACTCCCTGTCTCTGACCGCCTACTGA
- the LOC121571983 gene encoding E3 ubiquitin-protein ligase RING2-A isoform X2 yields MATPVNVQNPSKTWELSLYELHRSPQEAIMDGTEIAVSPRSLHSELMCPICLDMLKNTMTTKECLHRFCSDCIVTALRSGNKECPTCRKKLVSRRSLRRDSNFDALISKIYPSRDEYEAHQDRVLERLNRLHNKQALSSSIEEGLRMQALHRAQRVRKPAQESDNTTFSGGEDNGEARSHLSHDSAPSLAPLPPSHTPSEAGPSRNPKRLRVSDGSGPEVDGGSPTPPLRRHKEGPGLEIELVFRPHPLLVNTQDYSQTRYVKTTANATVDHLSKYLALRIALEDKQGDSQSDAGTEKGKEGGAKGEEVAAGEGASLKNISEKQYTIYITTSGGQFSTLNGSLTLELVNEKYWKVRKPLELYYAPTKDQQPQPSQPKSPQPKEGEEPSLFSLYHSLSLTAY; encoded by the exons ATGGCGACTCCAGTCAACGTCCAAAACCCCAGTAAGACGTGGGAGCTGAGCTTGTATGAGCTGCACAGGAGCCCACAG GAGGCGATCATGGACGGCACAGAGATAGCGGTGTCCCCCAGGAGCCTCCACAGTGAGCTGATGTGCCCCATCTGTCTGGACATGCTTAAGAACACCATGACCACTAAGGAGTGCCTCCACCGCTTCTGCTCCGACTGCATCGTCACTGCACTCCGATCAGg GAACAAGGAATGCCCCACGTGCCGAAAGAAGCTGGTGTCGAGACGCTCGTTGCGGCGCGACTCCAATTTCGACGCCCTTATCTCCAAGATCTACCCCAGCCGGGACGAGTACGAGGCCCACCAGGACCGGGTGCTGGAGAGACTCAACCGGCTGCACAATAAGCAGGCGCTCAGCTCCAGCATCGAGGAGGGGCTGCGCATGCAGGCGCTTCACAG AGCCCAGCGAGTGCGCAAACCGGCGCAGGAGAGCGACAACACAACCTTCAGCGGCGGCGAGGACAACGGGGAAGCACGCTCACACCTCTCCCATGACTCCGCTCCCTCCCTCGCGCCACTCCCCCCGAGCCACACGCCCTCCGAAGCCGGGCCCAGCCGGAACCCCAAGCGGCTCAGGGTGTCGGACGGGTCGGGCCCGGAGGTGGATGGGGGCAGCCCCACGCCCCCGCTCCGCCGCCACAAAGAGGGCCCCGGCTTGGAGATAGAGCTTGTGTTCCGCCCACACCCCCTGCTGGTCAACACACAGGACTACAGCCAGACCAG ATATGTGAAGACCacagccaatgcaacagtggaccACCTGTCTAAGTACCTGGCTCTGCGTATCGCTTTGGAGGACAAACAAGGAGACAGCCAATCAGATGCAGGGACggagaaagggaaagaggggGGGGCTAAAGGAGAGGAAGTAGCAGCAGGAGAAGGGGCCAGCCTGAAGAATATCAGTGAGAAACAATACACCATCTACATCACAACGTCAGGGGGCCAGTTCTCT ACTCTGAACGGCTCCCTGACTCTGGAGCTGGTGAATGAGAAGTACTGGAAGGTCAGAAAGCCTCTGGAGCTCTACTATGCACCCACCAAGGACCAACAGCCTCAACCATCCCAGCCAAAGTCCCCACAGCCCAAAGAGGGTGAGGAGCCCTCCCTCTTCAGCCTTTATCACTCCCTGTCTCTGACCGCCTACTGA
- the LOC121571984 gene encoding 40S ribosomal protein S18: MSLVIPEKFQHILRVLNTNIDGRRKIAFAITAIKGVGRRYAHVVLRKADIDLSKRAGELTDDEVERVVTIMQNPRQYKIPDWFLNRQKDVKDGKYSQVLANGLDNKLREDLERLKKIRAHRGLRHFWGLRVRGQHTKTTGRRGRTVGVSKKK, encoded by the exons ATG TCTCTGGTCATTCCTGAGAAGTTCCAGCACATCCTTCGTGTTCTCAACACGAACATTGATGGTAGGAGGAAGATTGCCTTCGCCATCACAGCCATTAAG GGTGTTGGCAGGCGATATGCCCATGTTGTCCTGAGGAAGGCTGATATTGACCTCAGCAAGAGGGCTGGAGAACTTACTGATGATGAG GTTGAGAGGGTAGTGACAATTATGCAGAATCCTCGCCAGTACAAAATCCCTGACTGGTTCCTCAACAGACAGAAGGACGTAAAGGATGGCAAGTACAGCCAG GTCCTTGCTAACGGTCTGGACAACAAGCTGAGAGAGGATCTTGAGAGGCTGAAGAAGATCAGGGCTCACCGTGGACTCAGGCACTTCTGGGG TCTACGTGTACGTGGCCAGCACACAAAGACCACCGGTCGTCGTGGTCGCACTGTTGGTGTGTCCAAGAAGAAGTAA
- the LOC121571982 gene encoding vacuolar protein sorting-associated protein 52 homolog isoform X2, translated as MAEGAVTGAVSDVNTAVNSTVNAMSYLQDESDTDVMAPLNLGDLDLTTDEFILDEVDIHIQANLEDDLVKEALKTGVDLRHYSKQVEGELQRIEQASIKDYIKESQNIASLHNQITACDSILERMEGMLSGFQSDLSSISSEIQTLQQQSVSMNVRLKNRQAVRSHLSQLVDELVVPGAMIQIILESPVTEQEFLEQLHELNNKINFAKELSFRETLACSDIQDIVDRLKIKAVAKIREFILQKIYSFRKPMTNYQIPQNTLLKYRFFYQFLLANERTVAKEIRDEYVDTMSKIYYSYFKSYSGRLLKVQYEEVADKDDLMGVEDTAKKGFFSKPSLKSRNTIFTLGQRGAVLSPAELEGPIIIPHTAQRGDCRYPYETLFRSQHYALLDNSCREFLFLTDFFMVAGNSALDLFNSVMGKTLSLFLKSMSTYVSDCYDSIAVFLCIHIILRFRAITTKRAIPALDKYWEAVLELLWPRFELILEMNIQSIRNTDPQKLGVLDTRPHYITRRYAEFSSAIVSINQTFTSERTHTLLGQLQVEVENFVLKMAAEFPSRRDQLIFLINNYDMMLNVLMERAADDSKEVEGFQQLLQARNQEFIEEILSSPFGGMIAFVKESEALIEKGQLDRLKNDEARITQLVRGFSSTWKQSVEALSQNVMRSFTNFKNGTGIIQGALTQLIQYYHGFHKVLSQPTFRSLAVRSELINLHHLMVEVKKHKPNF; from the exons ATGGCGGAGGGAGCAGTGACTGGAGCTGTGTCCGATGTAAACACAGCTGTCAACTCGACGGTGAATGCCATGTCATATTTACAAGATGAG TCTGACACAGATGTCATGGCCCCTCTCAACCTGGGTGACTTGGACTTGACCACAGACGAGTTCATCTTGGATGAAGTGGACA TTCACATACAGGCTAATCTGGAAGATGACTTGGTGAAGGAGGCACTGAAAACG GGAGTTGACCTCAGGCATTACTCTAAACAAGTGGAGGGTGAACTCCAACGGATTGAACAAGCTTCCATCAAAGACT ATATCAAGGAGAGCCAGAACATTGCCTCTCTGCACAACCAGATCACAGCCTGTGACTCCATACTGGAG cgaaTGGAGGGCATGCTGAGCGGCTTCCAGAGTGACCTCTCCTCCATCAGCAGTGAGATCCAGACTCTGCAGCAGCAGTCGGTCAGCATGAACGTGCGGCTGAAGAACAGGCAGGCCGTACGCAGCCACCTCAGCCAACTGGTGGATGAGCTGGTAGTGCCCGGCGCTATGATCCA GATAATCCTGGAGAGCCCGGTTACAGAGCAGGAGTTCCTTGAGCAGCTCCATGAgctcaacaacaagatcaacttTGCCAAAGAGCTCAGCTTCAGGGAGACTTTGGCCTGCTCTGACATCCAGGACATCGTGGACCGCCTCAAAATCAAG GCTGTCGCAAAGATCAGAGAATTTATCCTCCAGAAGATTTATTCCTTCAGAAAGCCCATGACCAACTATCAAATCCCCCAGAACACTCTCCTCAAGTACAG GTTTTTCTATCAGTTCCTCTTGGCAAATGAAAGGACAGTAGCTAAGGAGATCAGGGATGAGTACGTGGACACCATGAGTAAGATCTACTACAGCTACTTCAAGTCCTACAGCGGCAGGCTGCTCAAAGTACAG TATGAGGAGGTGGCAGACAAAGATGACCTGATGGGAGTGGAAGACACGGCCAAGAAAGGTTTCTTCTCCAAGCCCTCCCTGAAGAGCAGGAACACCATCTTCACCCTGGGCCAGCGGGGGGCCGTGCTGAGCCCTGCCGAGCTGGAGGGGCCCATCATCATCCCCCACACTGCCCAGAGAGGGGACTGCAGG TATCCCTATGAGACGCTGTTCCGCAGTCAGCACTACGCCCTCTTGGACAACAGCTGTCGAGAGTTCCTCTTCCTGACTGACTTCTTCATGGTGGCTGGAAACTCTGCGCTGGACCTCTTCAACAGCGTCATGGGAAAGACACTCAGCTTGTTCCTG AAGAGCATGTCCACCTATGTATCGGACTGCTACGACAGCATCGCTGTGTTCCTGTGTATCCACATCATCCTGCGTTTCAGAGCCATCACAACCAAGAGGGCCATCCCAGCCCTGGATAA GTACTGGGAGGCGGTGCTGGAGCTGCTGTGGCCCAGGTTTGAGCTCATCCTGGAGATGAACATTCAGAGCATCCGCAACACGGACCCCCAGAAACTGGGCGTGCTGGACACCAGACCACACTAT ATCACACGCAGATACGCAGAGTTCTCATCTGCCATCGTTAGCATTAACCAGACATTCACCAGCGAGCGAACCCACACCCTCCTTGGCCAACTGCAG GTTGAAGTGGAGAACTTTGTCCTGAAGATGGCGGCAGAGTTCCCTTCACGCAGGGACCAGCTCATCTTCCTAATCAACAACTACGACATGATGCTCAATGTACTCATG GAGAGGGCAGCCGATGACAGTAAAGAGGTTGAGGGCTTCCAACAGCTCCTTCAGGCCAGGAACCAG GAGTTTATTGAGGAGATTCTGTCGTCTCCCTTTGGTGGCATGATAGCATTTGTGAAGGAGAGCGAAGCGTTGATAGAGAAAGGGCAGCTGGATAGACTAAAGAATGATGAAG cccggATCACACAGCTAGTCAGGGGGTTTTCCAGCACATGGAAACAGTCTGTGGAAGCTCTGAGTCAGAATGTCATGAGGTCCTTCACAAACTTCAAGAACGGCACTGGTATCATTCAG GGGGCGCTCACCCAGCTCATCCAGTACTACCATGGCTTCCACAAGGTGCTGTCCCAGCCCACCTTCCGCAGCCTGGCAGTGCGCTCGGAGCTCATCAACCTGCACCACCTCATGGTCGAGGTCAAGAAACACAAGCCCAACTTCTAA
- the LOC121571982 gene encoding vacuolar protein sorting-associated protein 52 homolog isoform X1: MAEGAVTGAVSDVNTAVNSTVNAMSYLQDEMQSDTDVMAPLNLGDLDLTTDEFILDEVDIHIQANLEDDLVKEALKTGVDLRHYSKQVEGELQRIEQASIKDYIKESQNIASLHNQITACDSILERMEGMLSGFQSDLSSISSEIQTLQQQSVSMNVRLKNRQAVRSHLSQLVDELVVPGAMIQIILESPVTEQEFLEQLHELNNKINFAKELSFRETLACSDIQDIVDRLKIKAVAKIREFILQKIYSFRKPMTNYQIPQNTLLKYRFFYQFLLANERTVAKEIRDEYVDTMSKIYYSYFKSYSGRLLKVQYEEVADKDDLMGVEDTAKKGFFSKPSLKSRNTIFTLGQRGAVLSPAELEGPIIIPHTAQRGDCRYPYETLFRSQHYALLDNSCREFLFLTDFFMVAGNSALDLFNSVMGKTLSLFLKSMSTYVSDCYDSIAVFLCIHIILRFRAITTKRAIPALDKYWEAVLELLWPRFELILEMNIQSIRNTDPQKLGVLDTRPHYITRRYAEFSSAIVSINQTFTSERTHTLLGQLQVEVENFVLKMAAEFPSRRDQLIFLINNYDMMLNVLMERAADDSKEVEGFQQLLQARNQEFIEEILSSPFGGMIAFVKESEALIEKGQLDRLKNDEARITQLVRGFSSTWKQSVEALSQNVMRSFTNFKNGTGIIQGALTQLIQYYHGFHKVLSQPTFRSLAVRSELINLHHLMVEVKKHKPNF; this comes from the exons ATGGCGGAGGGAGCAGTGACTGGAGCTGTGTCCGATGTAAACACAGCTGTCAACTCGACGGTGAATGCCATGTCATATTTACAAGATGAG ATGCAGTCTGACACAGATGTCATGGCCCCTCTCAACCTGGGTGACTTGGACTTGACCACAGACGAGTTCATCTTGGATGAAGTGGACA TTCACATACAGGCTAATCTGGAAGATGACTTGGTGAAGGAGGCACTGAAAACG GGAGTTGACCTCAGGCATTACTCTAAACAAGTGGAGGGTGAACTCCAACGGATTGAACAAGCTTCCATCAAAGACT ATATCAAGGAGAGCCAGAACATTGCCTCTCTGCACAACCAGATCACAGCCTGTGACTCCATACTGGAG cgaaTGGAGGGCATGCTGAGCGGCTTCCAGAGTGACCTCTCCTCCATCAGCAGTGAGATCCAGACTCTGCAGCAGCAGTCGGTCAGCATGAACGTGCGGCTGAAGAACAGGCAGGCCGTACGCAGCCACCTCAGCCAACTGGTGGATGAGCTGGTAGTGCCCGGCGCTATGATCCA GATAATCCTGGAGAGCCCGGTTACAGAGCAGGAGTTCCTTGAGCAGCTCCATGAgctcaacaacaagatcaacttTGCCAAAGAGCTCAGCTTCAGGGAGACTTTGGCCTGCTCTGACATCCAGGACATCGTGGACCGCCTCAAAATCAAG GCTGTCGCAAAGATCAGAGAATTTATCCTCCAGAAGATTTATTCCTTCAGAAAGCCCATGACCAACTATCAAATCCCCCAGAACACTCTCCTCAAGTACAG GTTTTTCTATCAGTTCCTCTTGGCAAATGAAAGGACAGTAGCTAAGGAGATCAGGGATGAGTACGTGGACACCATGAGTAAGATCTACTACAGCTACTTCAAGTCCTACAGCGGCAGGCTGCTCAAAGTACAG TATGAGGAGGTGGCAGACAAAGATGACCTGATGGGAGTGGAAGACACGGCCAAGAAAGGTTTCTTCTCCAAGCCCTCCCTGAAGAGCAGGAACACCATCTTCACCCTGGGCCAGCGGGGGGCCGTGCTGAGCCCTGCCGAGCTGGAGGGGCCCATCATCATCCCCCACACTGCCCAGAGAGGGGACTGCAGG TATCCCTATGAGACGCTGTTCCGCAGTCAGCACTACGCCCTCTTGGACAACAGCTGTCGAGAGTTCCTCTTCCTGACTGACTTCTTCATGGTGGCTGGAAACTCTGCGCTGGACCTCTTCAACAGCGTCATGGGAAAGACACTCAGCTTGTTCCTG AAGAGCATGTCCACCTATGTATCGGACTGCTACGACAGCATCGCTGTGTTCCTGTGTATCCACATCATCCTGCGTTTCAGAGCCATCACAACCAAGAGGGCCATCCCAGCCCTGGATAA GTACTGGGAGGCGGTGCTGGAGCTGCTGTGGCCCAGGTTTGAGCTCATCCTGGAGATGAACATTCAGAGCATCCGCAACACGGACCCCCAGAAACTGGGCGTGCTGGACACCAGACCACACTAT ATCACACGCAGATACGCAGAGTTCTCATCTGCCATCGTTAGCATTAACCAGACATTCACCAGCGAGCGAACCCACACCCTCCTTGGCCAACTGCAG GTTGAAGTGGAGAACTTTGTCCTGAAGATGGCGGCAGAGTTCCCTTCACGCAGGGACCAGCTCATCTTCCTAATCAACAACTACGACATGATGCTCAATGTACTCATG GAGAGGGCAGCCGATGACAGTAAAGAGGTTGAGGGCTTCCAACAGCTCCTTCAGGCCAGGAACCAG GAGTTTATTGAGGAGATTCTGTCGTCTCCCTTTGGTGGCATGATAGCATTTGTGAAGGAGAGCGAAGCGTTGATAGAGAAAGGGCAGCTGGATAGACTAAAGAATGATGAAG cccggATCACACAGCTAGTCAGGGGGTTTTCCAGCACATGGAAACAGTCTGTGGAAGCTCTGAGTCAGAATGTCATGAGGTCCTTCACAAACTTCAAGAACGGCACTGGTATCATTCAG GGGGCGCTCACCCAGCTCATCCAGTACTACCATGGCTTCCACAAGGTGCTGTCCCAGCCCACCTTCCGCAGCCTGGCAGTGCGCTCGGAGCTCATCAACCTGCACCACCTCATGGTCGAGGTCAAGAAACACAAGCCCAACTTCTAA
- the LOC121571982 gene encoding vacuolar protein sorting-associated protein 52 homolog isoform X3, with product MAEGAVTGAVSDVNTAVNSTMQSDTDVMAPLNLGDLDLTTDEFILDEVDIHIQANLEDDLVKEALKTGVDLRHYSKQVEGELQRIEQASIKDYIKESQNIASLHNQITACDSILERMEGMLSGFQSDLSSISSEIQTLQQQSVSMNVRLKNRQAVRSHLSQLVDELVVPGAMIQIILESPVTEQEFLEQLHELNNKINFAKELSFRETLACSDIQDIVDRLKIKAVAKIREFILQKIYSFRKPMTNYQIPQNTLLKYRFFYQFLLANERTVAKEIRDEYVDTMSKIYYSYFKSYSGRLLKVQYEEVADKDDLMGVEDTAKKGFFSKPSLKSRNTIFTLGQRGAVLSPAELEGPIIIPHTAQRGDCRYPYETLFRSQHYALLDNSCREFLFLTDFFMVAGNSALDLFNSVMGKTLSLFLKSMSTYVSDCYDSIAVFLCIHIILRFRAITTKRAIPALDKYWEAVLELLWPRFELILEMNIQSIRNTDPQKLGVLDTRPHYITRRYAEFSSAIVSINQTFTSERTHTLLGQLQVEVENFVLKMAAEFPSRRDQLIFLINNYDMMLNVLMERAADDSKEVEGFQQLLQARNQEFIEEILSSPFGGMIAFVKESEALIEKGQLDRLKNDEARITQLVRGFSSTWKQSVEALSQNVMRSFTNFKNGTGIIQGALTQLIQYYHGFHKVLSQPTFRSLAVRSELINLHHLMVEVKKHKPNF from the exons ATGGCGGAGGGAGCAGTGACTGGAGCTGTGTCCGATGTAAACACAGCTGTCAACTCGACG ATGCAGTCTGACACAGATGTCATGGCCCCTCTCAACCTGGGTGACTTGGACTTGACCACAGACGAGTTCATCTTGGATGAAGTGGACA TTCACATACAGGCTAATCTGGAAGATGACTTGGTGAAGGAGGCACTGAAAACG GGAGTTGACCTCAGGCATTACTCTAAACAAGTGGAGGGTGAACTCCAACGGATTGAACAAGCTTCCATCAAAGACT ATATCAAGGAGAGCCAGAACATTGCCTCTCTGCACAACCAGATCACAGCCTGTGACTCCATACTGGAG cgaaTGGAGGGCATGCTGAGCGGCTTCCAGAGTGACCTCTCCTCCATCAGCAGTGAGATCCAGACTCTGCAGCAGCAGTCGGTCAGCATGAACGTGCGGCTGAAGAACAGGCAGGCCGTACGCAGCCACCTCAGCCAACTGGTGGATGAGCTGGTAGTGCCCGGCGCTATGATCCA GATAATCCTGGAGAGCCCGGTTACAGAGCAGGAGTTCCTTGAGCAGCTCCATGAgctcaacaacaagatcaacttTGCCAAAGAGCTCAGCTTCAGGGAGACTTTGGCCTGCTCTGACATCCAGGACATCGTGGACCGCCTCAAAATCAAG GCTGTCGCAAAGATCAGAGAATTTATCCTCCAGAAGATTTATTCCTTCAGAAAGCCCATGACCAACTATCAAATCCCCCAGAACACTCTCCTCAAGTACAG GTTTTTCTATCAGTTCCTCTTGGCAAATGAAAGGACAGTAGCTAAGGAGATCAGGGATGAGTACGTGGACACCATGAGTAAGATCTACTACAGCTACTTCAAGTCCTACAGCGGCAGGCTGCTCAAAGTACAG TATGAGGAGGTGGCAGACAAAGATGACCTGATGGGAGTGGAAGACACGGCCAAGAAAGGTTTCTTCTCCAAGCCCTCCCTGAAGAGCAGGAACACCATCTTCACCCTGGGCCAGCGGGGGGCCGTGCTGAGCCCTGCCGAGCTGGAGGGGCCCATCATCATCCCCCACACTGCCCAGAGAGGGGACTGCAGG TATCCCTATGAGACGCTGTTCCGCAGTCAGCACTACGCCCTCTTGGACAACAGCTGTCGAGAGTTCCTCTTCCTGACTGACTTCTTCATGGTGGCTGGAAACTCTGCGCTGGACCTCTTCAACAGCGTCATGGGAAAGACACTCAGCTTGTTCCTG AAGAGCATGTCCACCTATGTATCGGACTGCTACGACAGCATCGCTGTGTTCCTGTGTATCCACATCATCCTGCGTTTCAGAGCCATCACAACCAAGAGGGCCATCCCAGCCCTGGATAA GTACTGGGAGGCGGTGCTGGAGCTGCTGTGGCCCAGGTTTGAGCTCATCCTGGAGATGAACATTCAGAGCATCCGCAACACGGACCCCCAGAAACTGGGCGTGCTGGACACCAGACCACACTAT ATCACACGCAGATACGCAGAGTTCTCATCTGCCATCGTTAGCATTAACCAGACATTCACCAGCGAGCGAACCCACACCCTCCTTGGCCAACTGCAG GTTGAAGTGGAGAACTTTGTCCTGAAGATGGCGGCAGAGTTCCCTTCACGCAGGGACCAGCTCATCTTCCTAATCAACAACTACGACATGATGCTCAATGTACTCATG GAGAGGGCAGCCGATGACAGTAAAGAGGTTGAGGGCTTCCAACAGCTCCTTCAGGCCAGGAACCAG GAGTTTATTGAGGAGATTCTGTCGTCTCCCTTTGGTGGCATGATAGCATTTGTGAAGGAGAGCGAAGCGTTGATAGAGAAAGGGCAGCTGGATAGACTAAAGAATGATGAAG cccggATCACACAGCTAGTCAGGGGGTTTTCCAGCACATGGAAACAGTCTGTGGAAGCTCTGAGTCAGAATGTCATGAGGTCCTTCACAAACTTCAAGAACGGCACTGGTATCATTCAG GGGGCGCTCACCCAGCTCATCCAGTACTACCATGGCTTCCACAAGGTGCTGTCCCAGCCCACCTTCCGCAGCCTGGCAGTGCGCTCGGAGCTCATCAACCTGCACCACCTCATGGTCGAGGTCAAGAAACACAAGCCCAACTTCTAA